The genomic interval TGCTCATGCGAGCCCCCTTGCGGCAAGGAATTCCGTGGTGTTGAGGAACGCGTGGTGGCCTTCGGGCGTGGCCTCCCACAGCGGGTCGCCCGGCTCGGTGGGCTCGGCGCGCCAAGCGAGCACCTCCAGCGGGGAGTTGACGTAGTCGTCGCGCGGGTCGGCCGGGTGCGGCACGTTCGCGATCAGTACCGTCACGTCCTGTTCGGCGCGCAGGGTCACGCTGCCGCCGGGGCCGGTCGAGCCGGTGAAGTCGAGGGAGCCGTCGTCGCGGATCTCGACGCCCTGGAAGAAGGAGAGCGAGGGCGGCAAGTCCCGTGGTTCCAGGCCGTTCTTGGCGGCGGCGAGCTTGAACAACTCGCGTCCGGCGGGGGAGTCGGACTGCGGAGTGCCGTCGCCGTAGCGCTCGGTGTTGCGGACCAGGGTGGAGGTGCCGCACAGCGCGTCGTGGCGGCCGGAGGTGTCGGCGACGAGGGAGGCGAGGACGCGGCCCTGGTCGGAGAGGAGGAGCCGGCCCTCGCCGAGGTAGGCGTTCCACTGGACCTTGACCGTGTCGGCGACGTTCAGGCGCTCCCACGGGCGGTCGGCCGCGTACAGGAGCAGGTGGGCGCAGGCGTCGCCGCGCAGGTCGGTCAGGCGGAGTTCGGTGCCGCGGGCCAGGACGCGGTGGGTGTAGTTGCCGCCCGCCACCGTCTCGGCCCAGACCAGGTGGCCCGCCTCGCAGGGCGGGGCCGGCCAGTCGCCGGCCGGGACGACGGGCATCGCCTCGGCCCGCTTGCCCTCCTGGGCGCGGGCGTGGTCGCGGGCTCCGTAAGTGGTCGCTGTCGCCATCGCGGGGGACCTCCGGCTGCGGGGACGTCGTGGTCGTGCGGCATTTCTGTCGCTCGACAGAAATTAGGAGGCGGGCGGGTCGCCGGGGTTGCCCGGGTGTTGCCGCTCGGTTACCGAGCCCTCACGAAGATCACCGGGAGTCCGGCGGCCACTCGGCGCGCATTCGGTGGGCGTTCGCCGTCCGGGGCCGTGTGCGAGGATCGAACGCATGGGGACAACGGGTGCACAGGGGGGCCGCCGGGTCGGCAGGCCGCGGGCCGATCAGCGGCCGGACAGCGGGCTCGCACCGCGTGCCGAACTCCTCTCCGCCGCCGCCGAGTTGTTCACCACCCGCGGCTACGCGGCCACCACCACCCGGGCCGTCGCCGAGCGCGCGGGCATGCGGCAGGCGTCGATGTACCACTACGTCTCCGGCAAGGAGGAGCTGCTCGCGGACCTCCTGGAGTCCACGGTCACGCCCTCGCTGGCGTACGCCCGGGAACTCCTCGCGGACGACGCCACGTCGGCCGAGGGTCGGCTGTGGGAGCTGTGCCGTACGGATGTCGAGCTGCTGTGCGGCGGTTCGCACAACCTGGGCGGGCTGTATCTGCTGCCCGAAGTGCGCGCCGAGCGGTTCGCCGGCTTCCATGCCGTACGCGCCGAACTCAAGGACGCCTACCGGCAGTTGCTCGCCGCGACGGCCGCCGGTGGAGCGCTCGCGAAGAGCGAGTTGGAGCTGCGGACGGATCTGGTGTTCGGGCTGATCGAGGGCGTCATCCTCGTGCACCGCTCCGACCCCGAGCGGCCGGTGTCCGCCTTCGCGGAGGCGACGGCCGACGCCGCGCTGCGCATCGCGGGAATCTGAGCCGCGATCCGGCCCTGAACCCGAGCCGGAACCGGGGCTTCACTCCTTACGGTGAGTGATATTCGCATGTCCGTACGCCGTAACTCGCTGTGTGCGAATGAAGCCTCAGCGTGTAAATGGGCTGAGGGTACTCCTCTTCCATGTCCCTTTTCAGGGGCTTGCTGAATATGACACAGCGGTGATCCGGTCGGACTAAGCTCGCCCGCAGCGCACCGAGTTGGGCTGTATTCGTGCGCTTGTTCCCAAACATGCAAAAGATACAGAAGCTCCCCCCAGATTTCCCCCTTCCCCCCAGCCGACCTGTCTTTAGAGGGCATACATGGTGAGTGTTCAATCGCCCCCCCGTGGCCGTGAACTTCCCTACGCGCGCGTGTTGTTGCCGCCTGCCATAGTGATGGCCGCGGCGACCGGGGCCGCCGTCGCCCTGGTGGCGGGGCCTGCCCGGATCGCCGTCGGCTGGTGCGGAGCCGTCGCCACCCTCCTGGTGATCG from Streptomyces sp. NBC_01288 carries:
- a CDS encoding urea amidolyase associated protein UAAP1, which gives rise to MATATTYGARDHARAQEGKRAEAMPVVPAGDWPAPPCEAGHLVWAETVAGGNYTHRVLARGTELRLTDLRGDACAHLLLYAADRPWERLNVADTVKVQWNAYLGEGRLLLSDQGRVLASLVADTSGRHDALCGTSTLVRNTERYGDGTPQSDSPAGRELFKLAAAKNGLEPRDLPPSLSFFQGVEIRDDGSLDFTGSTGPGGSVTLRAEQDVTVLIANVPHPADPRDDYVNSPLEVLAWRAEPTEPGDPLWEATPEGHHAFLNTTEFLAARGLA
- a CDS encoding TetR/AcrR family transcriptional regulator, translating into MGTTGAQGGRRVGRPRADQRPDSGLAPRAELLSAAAELFTTRGYAATTTRAVAERAGMRQASMYHYVSGKEELLADLLESTVTPSLAYARELLADDATSAEGRLWELCRTDVELLCGGSHNLGGLYLLPEVRAERFAGFHAVRAELKDAYRQLLAATAAGGALAKSELELRTDLVFGLIEGVILVHRSDPERPVSAFAEATADAALRIAGI